The genome window ATCACGGCGCCGCAGCACGGCGTCGTCGCCGACGTTCTGGATGCGGCCGCGGCCCGGCTCGATGCGCCGATATTTGCCGGCGGCGAAGCCTGGAGCGTGCACGAGGAACACGGGCGGCTGGTCTACCAGGACGAAGACGGGTTGCTCGATCTGCCGGCGCCACGCCTGCTCGGCGGCCATCAATACATCAATACGGGCCTTGCGGTCGCGGTGCTCAGGGCAACCGGGCTCGCGCCTGATGCCACCATCATCGAAGAGGGCCTCAACGACGTCGACTGGCCGGCACGGCTGCAGCGACTGACCAGCGGCACGCTGTTCGAGCTGGCTCCGAAAGGGGCGGATCTCTGGCTCGACGGCGGCCACAACCCGGCGGCGGGACAGGCGGTCGCGACCGTGATGGCGGATCTGGAAGACCGCTCTCCGCGACCGCTGGTGCTGATCGCCGGCATGCTGACGACCAAGGACAATGCGGGCTTTCTGAAGCCCTTCGCCGGCCTCGCACGCCAGGTCATGACGGTGCCGATCAGCGGTGTCGAGGCAAGCCTTGGCGCCGAGGAACTGGCCGAGGCCGCCCGCTCGGCGGGCCTGCCGGCGGAAGCCTTCGCCAGCGTCGAGGACGCGCTGATGACGCTGTCGTCGGAGCCCTTCGACAAGCCGCCGCGCATTCTCATCTGCGGCTCGCTCTACCTGGCCGGCACGGTGCTCGCCGATAACGAGACCCCGCCGGAATAATCTCCCCCAAACAGGCCTATCGGGGATGGTCGGGCGTCAGGACTGCGTCTCGAGCGCGTCGACGATGTGAAGCCGCGTGGCATTGCCGCGATCGCTGCAGCCGGCATCGCTGTCAGGTGCGGGCCGCATCCCGCCATCGCGGCAGCGGGTTCGGCTTTCCGCCTCCCGGATGAGC of Hyphomicrobiales bacterium contains these proteins:
- a CDS encoding bifunctional folylpolyglutamate synthase/dihydrofolate synthase, with the translated sequence MTEASTILERLAALHPKKIDLSLDRMYRVLAALDHPERRLPPVIHLAGTNGKGSTTANLRAILEAAGRSVHVYTSPHLVRFNERIRLGAPDGGRFVSDEALSAALAHVEKVNAGVPVTIFEITTAAAFHLFAENPADVLLLETGLGGRLDATNVVDTPLASVITSISLDHEMYLGTTLAEIAGEKAGIIKKGVPVITAPQHGVVADVLDAAAARLDAPIFAGGEAWSVHEEHGRLVYQDEDGLLDLPAPRLLGGHQYINTGLAVAVLRATGLAPDATIIEEGLNDVDWPARLQRLTSGTLFELAPKGADLWLDGGHNPAAGQAVATVMADLEDRSPRPLVLIAGMLTTKDNAGFLKPFAGLARQVMTVPISGVEASLGAEELAEAARSAGLPAEAFASVEDALMTLSSEPFDKPPRILICGSLYLAGTVLADNETPPE